In the Flavobacterium sp. J372 genome, one interval contains:
- the xrtF gene encoding exosortase family protein XrtF: MLKKNRAFFLFLLKFGLTYLVLSIAYWFYLAQYDAQNYEPDAMTGIVAYQAEDVLDFFGTNASTRPRHHENSYKFFINDQPVARIVEGCNALSVMILFAAFVVAFSSTFKRTALFIIIGLIIIHILNVIRVALMCLSLYHYPQYEALVHDIIFPLFIYGVVFLLWILWVTKFSGHAKKA, from the coding sequence ATGCTCAAGAAAAACCGGGCTTTCTTTTTGTTTCTGCTTAAGTTCGGGTTGACCTACCTGGTGCTTTCTATAGCCTATTGGTTTTACCTGGCGCAATATGATGCCCAAAACTACGAGCCCGATGCCATGACCGGCATTGTAGCTTACCAGGCAGAAGATGTGCTTGATTTTTTCGGGACGAATGCCTCAACCCGGCCACGCCACCATGAGAACTCTTATAAGTTTTTTATAAACGACCAGCCTGTAGCCCGCATTGTGGAAGGCTGTAATGCCCTAAGCGTGATGATACTGTTTGCTGCGTTTGTGGTTGCGTTTTCATCGACATTTAAGCGTACTGCGCTGTTTATCATCATCGGACTCATCATCATACATATATTAAATGTGATAAGGGTTGCGCTCATGTGCCTTTCGCTGTATCACTATCCGCAATACGAAGCGCTGGTTCACGATATCATTTTCCCGCTGTTTATTTACGGAGTGGTATTTCTATTATGGATTTTATGGGTGACAAAATTCTCCGGCCATGCAAAAAAAGCGTAG
- a CDS encoding exosortase F system-associated protein: MVLMIAFIIVVNTEKPNLLALFYIRRFLIQPLFLILFIPAFYYQRRNSGT; encoded by the coding sequence ATTGTACTGATGATCGCTTTCATCATTGTTGTCAATACAGAAAAACCCAACCTGCTGGCTTTGTTTTACATCCGCAGGTTTTTAATACAGCCTTTGTTCCTGATACTTTTTATCCCCGCGTTTTATTATCAGCGAAGAAATTCAGGCACCTAA